Proteins encoded in a region of the Triticum dicoccoides isolate Atlit2015 ecotype Zavitan chromosome 3A, WEW_v2.0, whole genome shotgun sequence genome:
- the LOC119266640 gene encoding probable fatty acyl-CoA reductase 5 — MIAEMDVDSVAGYFRSKSILITGSTGFLGKVLVEKILRVQPDVKKLFLLIRAPDVESAKLRIQTEVTGREIFRVLKENHGAGFDNFIEEKICPSVGNIMKENFGLDNSQLKEFSKDIDIIINGAATTNFFERYDVAFDTNVLGAKHVCAFAKKCPKLKMLLHVSTAYVAGEKEGLISEKPFLMGETLRVGTYLDIESELNLINKTKRELIANRSTDKVVRKAMKELGLKRARHFGWANTYVFTKAMGEMLLEHLHEGCPMVIIRPSIITSTLKDPFPGWMEGIRTIDTVIAGYAKQTMSFFLADLDLIMDVIPGDMVVSAMMVAMVAHSKDQQAHIIYHVTSSHHNPATYAILADSGHRYFFDNPPCTGRNGERVRLKKMRFFRTTASLRLYMAINYKLPLEMLHLVNITLCGVFSRRCSEYNRKYRFLTLLIELYAPYVLFKGRFDDNNLERLRMVRNKDQNNNEACWFDFDPRSINWDDYFYNVHIPGVLKYMQTELHSTSQNSNDVSRL; from the exons ATGATCGCTGAAATGGATGTGGACAGCGTTGCAGGATACTTCAGAAGCAAGAGCATCCTCATCACCGGTTCAACAGGCTTCCTAGGAAAAG TGCTTGTGGAGAAGATACTGAGGGTTCAGCCAGATGTGAAGAAGCTCTTCCTCTTAATTCGGGCCCCAGATGTTGAATCTGCGAAGCTTCGTATTCAAACTGAG GTCACAGGGAGGGAGATCTTTCGTGTGTTGAAAGAAAATCATGGTGCAGGGTTCGATAATTTCATTGAAGAAAAGATTTGTCCTTCGGTCGGAAATATCATGAAAGAGAACTTTGGATTAGACAATTCCCAATTGAAAGAATTCTCCAAGGATATAGACATCATCATCAACGGGGCAGCGACTACAAATTTCTTTGAAAG ATATGATGTGGCTTTCGACACAAATGTCTTGGGAGCGAAGCACGTCTGCGCATTTGCGAAGAAGTGTCCGAAGCTCAAGATGTTGCTTCATGTTTCAACTG CCTATGTAGCTGGTGAAAAAGAGGGGCTAATATCGGAGAAGCCATTCTTGATGGGTGAGACCCTAAGGGTGGGCACATATCTGGACATCGAATCCGAGCTAAATCTTATCAACAAGACCAAGAGAGAACTAATAGCCAACCGCTCAACTGACAAGGTTGTGAGAAAAGCCATGAAGGAGCTTGGCCTCAAGAG AGCACGACACTTTGGATGGGCAAACACCTATGTCTTCACCAAGGCAATGGGGGAGATGCTGCTAGAACACCTGCACGAGGGTTGTCCGATGGTCATCATCCGCCCAAGCATCATAACTAGTACTCTCAAGGATCCCTTCCCTGGATGGATGGAAGGAATAAG GACAATCGATACAGTGATTGCCGGATATGCCAAGCAGACCATGTCATTCTTCCTAGCTGACCTGGATTTGATAATGGACGTG ATTCCAGGGGACATGGTGGTGAGCGCTATGATGGTTGCCATGGTAGCACACTCGAAGGATCAGCAAGCACATATCATCTACCATGTAACATCATCACATCACAACCCCGCAACCTACGCCATCCTCGCAGATTCGGGTCACCGCTACTTCTTCGACAACCCACCATGCACAGGGAGGAATGGTGAACGTGTGCGACTAAAGAAGATGCGATTCTTTAGGACAACTGCGAGTCTAAGATTGTACATGGCCATCAATTACAAGCTTCCCCTCGAG ATGCTTCACCTAGTGAACATTACACTCTGTGGTGTTTTCTCACGGCGCTGCAGTGAGTACAACAGGAAATACAGATTCCTCACACTGCTGATCGAGCTCTACGCGCCATACGTCCTGTTCAAAGGACG CTTTgatgacaacaacttggagagactAAGGATGGTGAGGAACAAGGATCAAAATAACAATGAAGCCTGTTGGTTTGATTTTGACCCCAGGTCCATCAACTGGGATGACTATTTCTACAACGTTCACATTCCTGGTGTGCTCAAATATATGCAGACTGAGTTACATTCGACTAGCCAAAATTCAAACGATGTTTCTAGGCTTTGA